One Metamycoplasma canadense DNA segment encodes these proteins:
- a CDS encoding RNA polymerase sigma factor yields METKDLEKSIDQIVRIIEQEIKKIQKKDTSKKFFSQEEIFNIIDKKRLFVDEEESDLLLAKLFEKKLISNNVDEGDNDFIADEQFNEAALKDIDIEEIENEDIDIDSEFDDSSMVRSDHTNSKEEETYSEDDEYISNNIGGDFDEEDEYDLYDIDEYEEYADLEWRTTKKSHDDFGASKLLKNFDSEEIKIGSLRKNSENNNLSNRLTETNDIVKWYMRWIGKYGKLLTAKEERELAEKMENAKEANNMYKYKKARDLLVKRNLRLVINNAKKYKNRGLSFIDLISEGNSGIMKAVSKYDYKTGYKFSTYATWWIRQAITRAVADQARTVRVPVHMVETINKVLKIERELQQEQGYPATDDEIAKKIGGDFTAEKVRYIRKINIDPISLDKNIGKEENSSFSDFVKDESVMSPTNFASQEELSVILNEMINSLPDESDRLLIRKRFGVSDPNGESYRPHSLDELSKELGISKEKVRQIETKVLRKLKHPQKRKKLKEFYINESYNID; encoded by the coding sequence ATGGAAACCAAAGATTTAGAAAAATCAATAGATCAAATAGTAAGGATAATAGAACAAGAAATAAAAAAAATCCAAAAAAAAGATACTTCAAAAAAATTTTTTTCTCAAGAAGAAATTTTTAATATTATTGATAAGAAAAGACTTTTTGTAGATGAAGAGGAGTCAGATTTACTTTTAGCTAAGTTATTTGAAAAAAAATTAATTTCAAACAATGTTGATGAAGGCGATAATGATTTTATTGCAGATGAACAATTCAATGAAGCAGCATTAAAAGATATTGATATTGAAGAAATAGAAAATGAAGATATCGACATCGATTCTGAATTTGATGATAGTTCAATGGTAAGAAGTGATCATACAAACTCAAAAGAAGAAGAAACATATAGTGAAGATGACGAATATATTTCAAATAATATTGGTGGAGATTTTGATGAAGAAGACGAATACGATCTTTATGACATTGATGAATATGAAGAATATGCTGATTTAGAATGAAGAACAACTAAAAAATCTCATGATGATTTTGGGGCATCAAAATTATTAAAAAACTTTGATAGTGAAGAAATTAAAATAGGATCATTAAGAAAAAATTCTGAAAACAATAATCTTTCGAACCGTTTAACAGAAACTAATGATATTGTTAAATGATATATGAGATGAATTGGTAAATACGGTAAGCTTTTAACCGCTAAAGAAGAAAGAGAATTAGCTGAAAAAATGGAAAATGCTAAAGAAGCTAATAATATGTATAAATATAAAAAAGCGCGTGATTTACTCGTTAAAAGAAATTTAAGATTAGTTATCAATAATGCTAAAAAATATAAAAATCGTGGTTTAAGTTTTATTGATTTAATTTCAGAAGGAAATTCAGGAATTATGAAAGCTGTTTCGAAATATGATTACAAAACCGGTTATAAATTTTCAACATATGCAACTTGATGAATAAGACAAGCTATTACAAGAGCTGTTGCTGATCAAGCGAGAACTGTTAGAGTACCGGTTCATATGGTTGAAACTATTAACAAGGTTTTAAAAATTGAAAGAGAATTACAACAAGAACAAGGATATCCTGCAACTGATGATGAAATAGCTAAAAAAATTGGTGGTGATTTTACCGCTGAAAAAGTTAGATATATAAGAAAAATAAATATTGATCCTATTTCATTAGATAAAAATATTGGTAAGGAAGAAAATTCTAGTTTTTCTGATTTTGTTAAAGATGAGAGTGTAATGAGTCCAACCAATTTTGCTTCGCAAGAAGAATTGAGCGTTATATTGAATGAGATGATTAATTCATTGCCAGATGAATCTGATCGTTTATTGATTAGAAAAAGATTCGGAGTTTCAGATCCGAATGGTGAATCGTATCGACCTCATTCACTGGATGAATTATCTAAGGAGTTAGGTATTAGCAAAGAAAAAGTGCGTCAAATTGAAACAAAAGTATTACGTAAATTAAAGCATCCACAAAAACGTAAAAAATTGAAAGAATTTTATATTAATGAAAGTTATAATATTGACTAA
- a CDS encoding deoxyribonuclease IV → MIKIGSHISFSKPNYLVDASLESIENGANCMMIYLGAPQTTLRVEKEKYQLNLYNTRFSKKIKSEDIIVHAPYIVNPSNPSKSKFAVDFLIQEIERMNYINAKYLVLHPGSRTTYTIFEAKECLIRSLKEILSRTKDVTIALETMAGNGSNYCNNFEILKEIIKEINSDRIAICLDTCHIWDGGYNIKDYDAFKKYLKDNDFLKYIKVIHLNDSLNPLGSKKDRHANIGRGYIGLETLKKFVFDADFDNVPIILETPYVNNKPIYKEEIELLLEKQNYPLI, encoded by the coding sequence ATGATTAAAATTGGTAGCCACATTTCATTTTCTAAACCTAATTATTTAGTTGATGCATCATTAGAGTCAATTGAAAATGGAGCTAATTGTATGATGATATATCTTGGTGCTCCACAAACTACTTTAAGAGTCGAAAAAGAAAAATATCAATTAAATTTATACAATACAAGATTTTCTAAAAAAATAAAAAGTGAAGATATTATTGTTCATGCCCCATATATTGTTAACCCTTCGAACCCTTCAAAATCAAAATTTGCAGTTGATTTTTTAATTCAAGAAATCGAGAGGATGAATTATATAAATGCTAAATATTTAGTTTTACATCCAGGTTCACGTACTACATATACAATTTTTGAAGCAAAGGAATGTTTAATTAGATCTCTAAAAGAAATTTTATCAAGAACTAAAGATGTTACTATTGCTCTTGAAACTATGGCAGGAAATGGAAGTAATTATTGCAATAATTTTGAAATTTTAAAAGAAATAATAAAAGAAATTAATTCAGATAGAATTGCAATTTGTCTAGATACTTGTCACATATGAGATGGAGGCTACAATATAAAAGATTATGATGCATTTAAAAAATATTTAAAAGATAACGATTTTTTAAAATATATTAAAGTTATTCATTTAAATGATTCCTTAAATCCTTTAGGTTCTAAAAAAGATAGACATGCCAATATCGGAAGAGGATATATAGGCTTAGAAACACTCAAAAAATTTGTTTTTGATGCTGATTTTGACAATGTCCCAATTATTTTAGAAACTCCATATGTTAATAATAAGCCAATTTATAAAGAAGAAATTGAGTTATTATTAGAAAAACAAAATTACCCATTGATATAA
- a CDS encoding transglutaminase domain-containing protein, protein MKKKIIGFLLLSLTSSTVILSSCNYNSSSEPNNIIKKDNNQDSQNDLLKESKEENKVKISSLSFISEKQKDETIKLIINSNSPDQINKIVSLISNLNDIKKQKIDLIFSSMSYLDLNEKNDFKNKIISIEKNSDIDNIFLNAKSLNDKKQNKSNEKLESDSSDFKNEYQKLEKEVISFSKNELKELKFEIQRDLLNNVLNETTYNLATKQYNSEDTLFLDQKNKLEKVFKEVKNNYKKTQDITINENDLEIKQGIKQEEIFSNDFFKNENKNNFINEEAKYFISLVKLDDIKDYYHHPNQQNSKDKIKEFTKKIIGNETKTIKKIRLIYDWIHKNLKYAANGTTTAAIDPVKAIEIKTAVCGGYSNLYKAMLDSINVKNVTVIGWSKYGAHQWNLVFDEEKNEFFHSDPTWGGEENFRPTIKKFSDYHITTKIESSGAQITVDNVMYEYNRGFSVYKFMSNDAKHKEVFTEKNNKITGISQDALKTIKNLYVGEFIERIDYQGGTHDVEKFEVSPKNKKFASKDGVLYTKDLKTLLVVPKKYKNKEFVLPKETKTIEDWKSSLNSDNLEKVNVEPGNYWYASYGGILYNNNLTSIIYVPKKIHPVVTIYSKIIPKENNFSFNDNISEIIIPEGIKEIPAGFLNYLPNLKLVQLPSTLESIDINAFRDIDRNKFKIKLANQTNNNVIKFLEDNKYNIEK, encoded by the coding sequence ATGAAAAAGAAAATTATTGGTTTTTTGCTTTTAAGCTTAACTTCATCTACTGTAATTTTGTCATCATGTAATTATAATAGTTCATCGGAACCAAATAATATTATTAAAAAAGATAATAATCAAGATTCTCAAAATGATTTATTAAAAGAATCAAAAGAAGAGAATAAAGTTAAAATTTCTTCTTTATCATTTATCTCTGAAAAACAAAAAGATGAAACTATAAAATTAATTATAAATTCAAATTCTCCAGATCAGATTAATAAAATAGTTAGTTTAATTAGCAACTTAAATGATATTAAGAAACAAAAAATAGATTTAATTTTTTCATCTATGTCTTATTTAGATTTAAATGAAAAAAATGATTTTAAAAATAAAATTATTTCTATTGAAAAAAATAGTGATATTGATAATATTTTTTTAAATGCTAAGAGTTTGAATGATAAAAAACAAAATAAATCAAATGAAAAATTAGAGTCGGATTCAAGTGATTTTAAAAATGAATATCAAAAATTAGAAAAAGAAGTTATTTCGTTTTCTAAAAATGAACTAAAAGAATTAAAATTTGAAATTCAAAGAGATTTATTGAATAATGTTCTCAATGAGACAACATATAATTTAGCAACAAAACAATATAATTCTGAAGATACATTATTTTTAGATCAAAAAAATAAATTGGAAAAAGTTTTTAAAGAAGTTAAAAATAATTATAAAAAAACTCAAGATATAACAATAAATGAAAATGATTTAGAAATTAAACAAGGTATTAAACAAGAAGAAATTTTTTCTAATGATTTTTTTAAAAATGAAAATAAAAATAACTTTATTAATGAGGAAGCAAAATATTTTATAAGTTTAGTAAAACTTGATGATATTAAAGATTATTATCATCATCCAAATCAACAAAACTCAAAAGATAAGATTAAAGAGTTTACTAAAAAAATTATTGGCAATGAAACAAAAACAATTAAAAAAATAAGATTAATTTATGATTGAATTCATAAAAATTTAAAATATGCTGCAAATGGTACTACAACTGCCGCTATTGATCCAGTTAAGGCTATTGAGATAAAAACAGCTGTTTGTGGTGGATATAGTAATTTATATAAAGCGATGTTGGATTCAATAAATGTGAAAAATGTTACTGTAATCGGTTGATCAAAATATGGAGCACACCAATGAAATTTAGTATTTGATGAAGAAAAAAATGAATTTTTTCATTCGGATCCAACATGAGGTGGGGAAGAAAATTTCAGACCAACTATTAAAAAATTTTCAGATTATCATATAACTACAAAAATTGAGAGCAGTGGTGCCCAAATTACTGTTGATAATGTTATGTATGAATATAATCGTGGTTTTTCTGTTTATAAATTTATGTCTAACGATGCAAAACATAAAGAAGTATTTACTGAAAAAAATAATAAAATTACAGGTATTTCACAAGACGCTTTAAAAACAATAAAAAATCTTTATGTTGGGGAATTTATAGAAAGAATAGATTATCAAGGTGGAACACATGATGTCGAAAAATTTGAAGTAAGTCCAAAAAATAAAAAATTTGCTTCAAAAGATGGCGTTTTATATACAAAAGATTTAAAAACTCTACTAGTAGTTCCAAAAAAATACAAAAATAAAGAGTTTGTTTTACCAAAAGAAACCAAAACTATAGAAGATTGAAAATCTTCATTAAATTCTGATAATTTAGAAAAAGTTAACGTCGAACCTGGTAATTATTGATATGCAAGTTATGGTGGTATTTTATATAATAATAATTTAACATCTATAATTTATGTTCCTAAAAAAATACATCCAGTTGTAACTATCTATTCTAAAATTATTCCAAAAGAAAATAATTTTTCATTTAATGATAATATATCTGAAATTATAATTCCAGAAGGAATTAAAGAAATACCAGCAGGTTTTTTAAATTATTTACCAAACCTTAAATTAGTGCAATTACCTTCAACATTAGAATCAATAGATATTAATGCATTTAGAGATATTGATAGAAATAAATTTAAAATTAAGTTGGCTAATCAAACGAATAATAATGTTATAAAGTTTCTTGAAGATAATAAATACAATATAGAAAAATAA
- a CDS encoding MSC_0620 family F1-like ATPase-associated subunit — protein MKTKNKFLSLGLITPSLIIPFSLMSASHYYKLENSDENNTNKKNNETPKNASDFDDFKELSKKLIEKSVTTTIDYTIKFLDNEKAKLLKDLDKDFKNNIEKLIYIQVLKKHLEDNKENLKTNHSNANGFTIVFPYLMSLNKKYNIGKIEYNKETFNDVKIGQDSKTNYEEQVKPNGKIAKNSEEINTISKSKLEKLIKDYFGSLTEELPKMLYDEKDVPKINEDIKINIGSWKDDKNTIHGFNYSHPKNFKSWEEYITSKLHKKFLVFDLDFNKNFTLEEEKEKKKDEPINKPELIPGEKPKIEDINTEEQIQAIPSLTPHVSSMYSIESALNLKINFDAGSEEEKNKMFFFDNPINTRYSYTVTALDNKDDETLIATVKITDRVDTKKSRSYKIELKIDTSLERQDWNFVYEKIINANKELFSKIFYALNIDNKIDYSKLRNSILRDALYNMIATASSVLQLEKYNNKSKEIIASTVQSYTKNRYDEINLNKNIKNSEYLLLTSLFSSKINDFDYFYSLTNALKDSLIRFKEIIKINKDFITNNFNENGFDINLINQYYNYINMQISRLIASTGSRTINIFSWYDSYIKSIKQIMDNFSTLSILIDNKKIIEKKDKEQYEAAYFEAESQIDNNNKINKKTLNIVGISLLSLSSIFLLTSLIFIIVKKKQIKNIKISKLFAFSITIIFTILIASIIIILI, from the coding sequence ATGAAAACAAAAAATAAATTTTTATCTTTAGGTTTAATAACTCCAAGTTTAATAATTCCTTTTTCTTTAATGTCAGCAAGCCATTATTATAAATTAGAAAATAGCGACGAAAATAACACAAATAAAAAAAATAATGAAACTCCAAAAAATGCAAGTGATTTTGATGATTTTAAAGAACTTTCAAAAAAATTAATTGAAAAATCAGTTACAACAACTATTGACTATACTATTAAATTTTTAGATAATGAAAAAGCTAAGTTACTAAAAGATTTAGACAAAGATTTTAAAAATAATATTGAAAAATTAATTTATATTCAAGTATTAAAAAAACATTTAGAAGATAATAAAGAAAATTTAAAAACTAATCACTCAAATGCAAATGGTTTTACAATTGTTTTCCCTTATTTAATGTCTTTAAATAAAAAATATAATATAGGAAAAATTGAATATAATAAAGAAACATTTAATGATGTTAAAATCGGACAAGATTCAAAAACTAACTATGAAGAACAAGTAAAACCAAACGGAAAAATTGCAAAAAATAGTGAAGAAATTAACACTATTTCAAAATCAAAATTAGAGAAACTAATTAAAGATTATTTTGGGTCTTTAACAGAAGAATTACCAAAAATGTTATACGATGAAAAAGATGTTCCTAAAATTAATGAAGATATAAAAATTAATATTGGTAGTTGAAAAGATGATAAAAACACAATTCATGGTTTTAATTATTCTCATCCAAAAAATTTCAAATCTTGAGAAGAATATATAACCTCAAAATTACATAAAAAATTCTTAGTATTTGATCTTGATTTTAACAAAAACTTTACACTAGAAGAAGAAAAAGAAAAGAAAAAAGATGAACCAATAAATAAACCTGAATTAATACCTGGAGAAAAACCAAAAATAGAAGATATCAATACCGAAGAACAAATTCAAGCCATTCCTTCGTTGACTCCTCATGTTTCTTCAATGTACAGTATAGAGAGCGCATTAAATTTAAAAATTAATTTTGATGCAGGTAGCGAAGAAGAAAAAAATAAAATGTTTTTCTTTGATAATCCTATTAATACAAGATATTCATATACAGTTACTGCACTAGATAATAAAGATGATGAAACATTAATCGCAACTGTAAAAATTACCGACAGAGTTGATACTAAAAAATCACGTTCATATAAGATAGAACTAAAAATTGATACATCTTTAGAAAGGCAAGATTGAAACTTTGTATATGAAAAAATAATCAATGCTAATAAAGAATTATTTTCAAAAATATTTTATGCTTTAAACATAGATAATAAAATTGATTATTCAAAATTAAGAAACTCAATATTACGTGATGCCTTATATAATATGATAGCGACTGCAAGTTCTGTTTTACAACTTGAAAAATATAATAATAAGTCAAAAGAAATAATTGCTTCAACGGTTCAAAGTTACACAAAAAATAGATATGATGAGATAAATTTAAATAAAAATATTAAAAATTCTGAATATTTACTTTTAACTAGCCTGTTTTCTTCAAAAATAAATGACTTTGATTATTTTTATAGCCTTACAAATGCTTTAAAAGATTCCTTAATTAGATTTAAAGAAATTATTAAAATTAATAAAGATTTTATTACTAATAATTTTAATGAAAACGGGTTTGACATCAATTTAATAAATCAATACTACAATTATATAAATATGCAAATTTCAAGATTAATAGCTTCAACAGGTTCAAGAACCATTAATATTTTTTCTTGATATGATTCATACATAAAATCAATTAAACAAATTATGGATAATTTTTCAACATTATCAATATTGATTGATAATAAGAAAATAATTGAAAAAAAAGATAAAGAACAATACGAAGCTGCTTATTTTGAAGCTGAATCACAAATTGACAATAACAATAAAATTAATAAAAAAACATTAAACATAGTTGGAATTAGCTTGTTATCATTATCATCAATTTTCTTGCTTACTTCATTAATTTTTATCATAGTTAAGAAAAAACAAATAAAAAATATAAAAATAAGTAAACTTTTTGCTTTTTCAATTACAATAATTTTTACAATTTTAATCGCTTCAATAATTATTATTTTGATATAA
- a CDS encoding MSC_0621 family F1-like ATPase epsilon subunit, whose product MSTNANQTFKIQINFLDNKTKIIRNGLLFINVDDEDQWVLADSNAIMAYENTVIKIKDLDEEKEFYLFLINTNIIINQKNININTFNKMEIFKQNNKTVDNKNKIREVLNNISYFNSLQKIGLNLDQFMQLKLLNQELYLLKIQQNLKLAKEIKYENKK is encoded by the coding sequence ATGAGTACTAACGCAAATCAAACATTTAAAATACAAATAAATTTTCTTGATAATAAAACAAAAATTATAAGAAATGGATTACTTTTTATCAATGTTGACGACGAAGATCAATGGGTTTTAGCTGATAGCAACGCTATTATGGCGTATGAAAATACAGTTATAAAAATTAAAGATCTAGATGAAGAAAAAGAATTTTATTTATTTTTAATAAATACAAATATTATTATTAATCAAAAAAATATAAATATTAATACTTTTAATAAAATGGAAATTTTTAAACAAAATAATAAAACAGTTGATAATAAAAATAAAATAAGAGAAGTTTTAAATAATATAAGTTACTTTAATTCATTACAAAAAATAGGATTAAATCTTGATCAATTTATGCAATTAAAATTACTAAACCAAGAGTTATATTTATTAAAAATACAACAAAATTTAAAACTAGCAAAAGAGATTAAATATGAAAACAAAAAATAA
- a CDS encoding MSC_0622 family F1-like ATPase gamma subunit gives MHLKKFEEKLQNLENILTKVNNSKNILLIDIMKLTKKLKFNISNALLNINLINTIKNKYAIKNKLINNGKNKKSKKNYKRKATLWIYLTEKQKYSTDSYSRYEKKLLENVNQNKDDFIVIGQRANDFCHQNNFNVIKSFNEDEKQSKNLPWILSQLVKILHIDNNYEEVNFVLNTNKNYNSYFTILPIDSFDVNKLVNVEENSDQILDISNFKIYPGIEEFVDNEINIFLENAIYSLLIESSFYNAKNDLVTTNKIINQIEDEMIKIKKKIIRTKRENEIEEIILLTRANEGFGGIK, from the coding sequence ATGCATTTAAAAAAATTTGAAGAAAAATTACAAAATCTTGAAAATATTTTAACTAAAGTTAATAACTCAAAAAATATTCTTTTAATTGATATTATGAAATTAACTAAAAAATTAAAATTTAATATTTCAAATGCATTACTAAATATAAATCTTATTAATACAATTAAAAATAAATATGCTATTAAAAATAAATTAATTAACAATGGAAAAAACAAAAAATCTAAAAAAAATTATAAAAGAAAAGCAACATTGTGAATATATCTAACTGAGAAACAAAAATATTCAACGGATTCATACTCTAGATATGAAAAAAAATTGCTAGAAAATGTCAATCAAAACAAAGATGATTTTATTGTTATCGGTCAACGTGCTAATGATTTTTGTCACCAAAATAATTTTAATGTCATCAAATCATTTAATGAAGATGAAAAACAATCTAAAAATTTGCCTTGAATTCTTAGCCAATTAGTAAAAATATTACATATCGATAATAATTATGAAGAAGTTAATTTTGTTTTAAATACCAATAAAAACTACAATAGTTATTTTACAATTTTACCTATTGATAGTTTTGATGTAAATAAACTTGTCAATGTTGAAGAAAATAGTGATCAAATTCTTGATATTTCAAATTTTAAAATTTACCCCGGAATTGAAGAATTTGTTGACAATGAAATAAATATATTTTTAGAAAATGCAATTTATTCATTATTAATTGAATCATCATTTTACAATGCTAAAAATGACTTAGTTACAACTAATAAAATTATTAATCAAATTGAAGATGAAATGATTAAAATCAAGAAAAAAATAATTAGAACAAAGCGCGAAAACGAAATTGAAGAAATTATTTTATTAACTAGAGCAAATGAGGGATTTGGAGGTATTAAATAA
- a CDS encoding MSC_0623 family F1-like ATPase-associated protein yields MNKNKIQNNFLKDANKKIKTINEDFQKIKENKNFISFDKLLWTILLKSLTTFKNQDINKILFLLKEAIKNKFDIVFDNFTISFVLSNYLNNLFLIPTILEKSSSNFESINLKSDSKLFKIDITKFLNNELNYLLEKQYFIEILNDLIIKKNSEENKIEIYYNESNITGW; encoded by the coding sequence ATGAATAAAAATAAAATTCAAAACAATTTTTTAAAAGATGCTAATAAGAAAATTAAAACAATTAATGAAGACTTTCAGAAAATTAAAGAAAATAAAAATTTTATTTCATTTGATAAACTTTTATGAACAATACTTTTAAAAAGTTTAACAACATTTAAAAATCAAGACATTAATAAAATTTTATTTTTATTAAAAGAAGCTATTAAAAATAAATTTGATATTGTTTTTGATAATTTTACGATTAGTTTTGTTTTATCGAATTATTTAAATAACTTATTTTTAATTCCAACTATTTTAGAAAAATCATCTTCCAATTTTGAATCAATCAATTTAAAATCTGATTCGAAATTATTTAAAATAGATATTACAAAATTTCTTAATAATGAATTAAATTATTTATTAGAAAAGCAATATTTTATTGAAATTCTAAATGATTTAATTATTAAGAAAAATTCTGAAGAAAATAAGATTGAAATATATTACAACGAATCAAATATAACAGGGTGATAA
- a CDS encoding MSC_0624 family F1-like ATPase-associated membrane protein yields MQNKNIYEKRIYDDFESMENNKKRNSIVSILKTILITFFVVSSALILFFSPLTIFSKKLFPNENIAWFLVFSNLAFERINYLALFRTFLLLIIFIYTISKNFSNIFTHKESTKKYIPWFITYLLFSLTSLILLFTFFKHQTLDYYYLSFISIFLLFIDIAYAVYTYKLKRKTNPLVYKNSKATIVSIISRIILVATFITILSIWIFSVQDKNKYDFLNNNYVHQFFINIFTQKDSKYLIYIILFFVFITIVIFGINIEKILLLASKQYPKNEIREKIILHIAFSFTSIIWFIRALFYKNSSDVIEAEKPSQNYLYLITIAFITLLFVSYLLISFIKKLKIKGLLLNNIFTSFTLLLIWISTTIVSLKNNETLITNLTILFASLYSIIIIMIYKLKTSNEPIYVSIFLKLLITLTTTTIVINGLNSLLLSYNNQAFYNIRSSLSLNQIFIISTLAIYAIFAFTILINFIVTISSITRKHSFLNTNKGGK; encoded by the coding sequence ATGCAAAATAAAAATATTTATGAAAAAAGAATCTATGATGATTTTGAATCTATGGAAAATAACAAAAAAAGAAATTCAATTGTATCAATATTAAAAACAATTTTAATAACTTTTTTTGTTGTTTCGTCAGCACTAATATTATTCTTTTCACCACTAACAATTTTTTCTAAAAAATTATTTCCAAATGAAAATATTGCTTGATTTTTAGTATTTTCAAACCTAGCATTTGAAAGAATTAATTATTTGGCATTATTTAGGACTTTTTTATTGCTAATTATTTTTATTTACACAATTAGCAAGAACTTTTCGAATATATTTACTCATAAAGAATCAACCAAAAAATATATCCCTTGATTTATTACATATTTACTTTTTTCATTAACATCTTTAATACTTTTATTTACATTTTTTAAGCACCAAACATTAGATTACTATTATTTATCATTTATTTCAATATTTTTATTATTCATTGATATTGCATATGCTGTTTATACATACAAATTAAAAAGAAAAACTAACCCTTTAGTTTATAAAAATAGCAAAGCGACAATTGTATCAATAATTTCAAGAATTATCTTGGTTGCGACATTTATTACTATTTTATCTATTTGAATATTTTCAGTGCAAGACAAAAATAAATATGACTTTTTAAACAATAACTATGTGCACCAATTTTTTATAAATATATTTACACAAAAAGATAGTAAATATTTGATTTATATTATTTTATTCTTTGTTTTTATAACAATCGTTATCTTCGGAATTAATATTGAAAAAATATTACTATTAGCTTCAAAACAATATCCTAAAAATGAAATAAGAGAAAAAATAATTTTACATATTGCTTTTAGCTTTACTTCAATAATTTGATTTATTAGAGCCTTATTTTATAAAAATTCATCTGATGTTATAGAAGCTGAAAAACCTTCACAAAATTATCTATATTTAATAACTATTGCTTTTATTACATTGCTTTTTGTTTCGTATTTATTAATTTCATTTATAAAAAAATTGAAAATAAAAGGTCTTTTACTAAATAATATTTTTACAAGTTTTACCCTTTTATTAATTTGAATTTCAACAACAATAGTTAGTTTAAAAAATAACGAAACACTGATAACTAATTTAACAATTTTATTTGCTTCTTTATATAGCATAATCATTATTATGATTTACAAATTAAAAACATCAAATGAACCAATTTATGTCTCAATTTTTCTAAAATTATTAATTACTTTAACAACTACAACAATAGTTATTAATGGATTAAATTCCCTACTTCTATCATATAATAATCAAGCTTTCTATAACATTCGCTCTTCATTATCATTAAATCAAATATTCATAATTTCAACACTTGCTATATATGCAATATTTGCATTTACAATATTAATTAATTTTATTGTTACTATAAGCAGTATCACAAGAAAACATTCTTTCTTAAATACTAATAAGGGTGGTAAATAA